A window from Odocoileus virginianus isolate 20LAN1187 ecotype Illinois chromosome 24, Ovbor_1.2, whole genome shotgun sequence encodes these proteins:
- the SLC38A1 gene encoding sodium-coupled neutral amino acid symporter 1 isoform X2 yields MSVFNLSNAIMGSGILGLAFALANTGILLFLVLLTSVTLLSIYSINLLLICSKETGCMVYEKLGEQVFGTTGKLVIFGATSLQNTGAMLSYLFIVKNELPSAIKFLMGKEEEFSAWYVDGRFLVVVVTFGIILPLCLLKNLGYLGYTSGFSLSCMVFFLIVVIYKKFQIPCFVPELNSTSPNSTNADLCTPKYVTVNSKTVYALPTIAFAFVCHPSVLPIYSELKDRSQKKMQMVSNISFFAMFVMYFLTAIFGYLTFYESVQPDLLHKYQSKDDILILTVRLAVIVAVILTVPVLFFTVRSSLFELAKKTKFNLCRHVLVTFILLVIINLLVIFIPSMKDIFGVVGVTSANMLIFILPSSLYLKITSQDGDKGTQRIWAALFLGLGVLFSLVSIPLVIYDWAYSSNGDKGH; encoded by the exons gGTACTTTTGACTTCAGTAACACTGCTGTCTATATATTCAATCAACCTGCTGTTGATCTGTTCAAAGGAAACAG GCTGCATGGTTTATGAAAAGCTGGGAGAACAGGTCTTTGGCACCACAGGGAAACTTGTCATCTTTGGAGCCACCTCCCTACAGAACACTGGAG CAATGCTGAGCTACCTCTTCATAGTAAAAAATGAGCTACCTTCTGCCATAAAGTTTCTaatgggaaaggaagaggaatttTC AGCCTGGTACGTGGATGGCCGCTTTCTGGTGGTGGTAGTTACCTTTGGCATAattctccctctgtgtctcttgaAGAACTTAG GTTATCTTGGCTATACTAGTGGATTTTCCTTGAGCTGTATGGTTTTTTTCCTAATTGTG gTTATCTACAAGAAATTTCAAATTCCCTGTTTTGTTCCAGAGCTAAATTCAACAAGTCCTAATTCAACAAATGCGGACTTGTGTACGCCAAAATATGTTACCGTCAATTCAAAG ACCGTGTACGCTCTACCAACAATCGCATTTGCTTTCGTCTGCCACCCATCGGTCCTGCCAATTTACAGTGAGCTTAAAGA tcGATCACAGAAAAAGATGCAGATGGTTTCAAATATCTCCTTTTTCGCCATGTTTGTTATGTATTTCTTGACTGCCATTTTTGGCTACTTGACATTCTATG AAAGCGTGCAGCCCGACCTCCTCCACAAGTATCAGAGTAAGGACGACATCCTTATCCTGACGGTACGGCTGGCAGTCATCGTGGCCGTCATCCTCACGGTGCCCGTGTTATTTTTCACG GTTCGATCTTCCTTATTTGAACTGGCtaagaaaacaaagtttaattTATGTCGTCATGTCTTGGTGACCTTCATACTCCTGGTTATTATCAACTTGTTGGTGATCTTCATACCCTCCATGAAGGATATTTTTGGAGTCGTTG gtGTTACATCTGCCAATATGcttattttcattcttccttcatctctttatttaaaaatcacaagcCAAGATGGAGATAAGGGAACTCAACGAATTTGG GCTGCCCTTTTCTTGGGTCTGGGGGTGTTGTTTTCCCTGGTAAGCATTCCCTTGGTCATCTACGACTGGGCCTACTCATCAAATGGTGACAAAGGCCACTGA